A portion of the Candidatus Binataceae bacterium genome contains these proteins:
- a CDS encoding cupin domain-containing protein, which produces MDNRTNVVNEASLPWTEAGHGARFHCLRKQLSAPAGGRKLGCSLYELAPGKSAWPAHYHTANEEAIYILEGAGTLRLGGREIPLARGDYVALLPAADAAHRLANTSDKPLRYLCFSTMIEPEVTVYPDSNKIGISVGAAPGGPREKRTLAKSLRADAEVDYWDGER; this is translated from the coding sequence ATGGACAACCGTACCAACGTCGTGAACGAAGCGAGCCTGCCGTGGACCGAGGCCGGCCACGGCGCGCGTTTCCATTGTCTGCGCAAGCAGCTCAGCGCGCCGGCCGGCGGGCGGAAGCTCGGATGCTCGCTGTACGAGTTGGCGCCGGGCAAGAGCGCGTGGCCGGCGCACTATCACACCGCCAACGAAGAGGCGATCTATATCCTTGAAGGCGCCGGCACGCTCAGACTCGGCGGCCGCGAAATTCCGCTCGCGCGCGGCGACTATGTCGCGCTACTCCCGGCCGCCGATGCGGCCCATCGCCTGGCTAACACCTCGGACAAGCCGCTGCGCTATCTCTGCTTTTCGACGATGATCGAGCCTGAGGTGACGGTCTATCCGGATTCCAACAAGATCGGAATCTCTGTCGGAGCAGCGCCTGGCGGACCCAGGGAGAAGCGCACGCTCGCCAAGTCGCTGCGCGCCGATGCCGAGGTCGATTACTGGGACGGCGAGCGCTGA